A single genomic interval of Hyphomicrobium methylovorum harbors:
- a CDS encoding usg protein yields MNDRKTITADTGFKAQLAGFSLTTAEIIYRLPDHPSLLQSYIWQEYDLCPRFPKLKTFLDFWTAKLEGKLFRVTVAHSELIRPAELRLIGAELKLH; encoded by the coding sequence GTGAATGACAGGAAGACCATTACGGCCGATACCGGCTTCAAGGCGCAGCTCGCAGGCTTCAGCCTGACCACAGCTGAAATCATCTATCGCCTGCCGGACCATCCCTCCTTGCTGCAAAGCTACATCTGGCAGGAATACGATCTCTGCCCGCGCTTTCCAAAGCTGAAAACCTTTTTGGATTTTTGGACGGCCAAGCTCGAAGGTAAGCTCTTTCGCGTGACAGTCGCTCACTCGGAACTGATCCGGCCAGCGGAACTGCGCCTCATTGGGGCAGAGCTAAAGCTGCACTGA
- a CDS encoding MarC family protein, which produces MIETALKSLTTFFATIGPIEAAVLFATLTPKMARAERQRIALRATLIAFVILVFFTVLGGPIMAQLGVSISALQAAGGIILLVISLDMIFARPGGAIKLTPSEGAEAQSRDDVAVFPLATPLLAGPGAMSAGILLAANAHQEPFGIAIVTASLVAIMLVTLALLLIAQELNHLLGITAQRVLIRVFGILLAAIAVQALFNGIAGSGLIPAPMQH; this is translated from the coding sequence ATGATTGAGACGGCGCTGAAAAGTTTGACCACATTTTTCGCGACGATCGGGCCGATCGAGGCGGCGGTTCTCTTTGCGACGTTGACGCCGAAGATGGCGCGTGCCGAGCGACAGCGGATTGCGTTGCGGGCGACGCTGATCGCGTTTGTGATCCTTGTGTTTTTCACCGTGCTCGGCGGTCCGATCATGGCGCAGTTGGGCGTTTCGATTTCTGCGTTGCAGGCGGCGGGCGGGATCATCCTGCTCGTGATTTCGCTCGATATGATTTTCGCGCGTCCTGGCGGCGCGATCAAATTGACGCCGTCTGAAGGTGCAGAAGCGCAATCACGTGACGACGTCGCCGTGTTTCCACTGGCGACGCCGCTGCTTGCGGGCCCCGGTGCGATGAGCGCGGGCATTCTTCTCGCAGCGAATGCGCATCAAGAGCCATTCGGTATCGCGATTGTCACGGCATCGCTGGTGGCGATCATGCTGGTGACGCTGGCGTTGTTGCTGATCGCGCAGGAGCTGAACCACTTGCTCGGCATCACCGCGCAACGCGTTCTTATCCGGGTATTCGGCATCCTGCTGGCGGCGATTGCGGTGCAGGCGCTGTTCAATGGGATCGCGGGATCGGGGCTCATTCCTGCGCCGATGCAACACTAG
- a CDS encoding adhesin, which yields MCAYGAGRSPANVIRTAIAPLLVIAAGMAGSGCATNNAPHYATAPAVAGYTKQAAVDVQVEDDGLPVQAAPLSHIREMPDDPSEPFSRNYGGSNPAANVRPPHPASADNAAPRTMAAIPDDLPPVFRQQLAQAGYDVE from the coding sequence ATGTGTGCGTATGGTGCCGGTCGATCGCCGGCGAATGTCATTCGTACGGCGATCGCGCCGCTGCTTGTAATTGCGGCGGGCATGGCCGGATCAGGGTGTGCAACGAACAACGCCCCTCATTACGCGACGGCGCCAGCCGTTGCGGGCTATACCAAGCAGGCGGCCGTTGACGTGCAGGTTGAAGACGATGGCCTGCCTGTTCAGGCCGCGCCGCTTTCCCACATTCGCGAAATGCCCGACGATCCGTCCGAACCGTTCAGCCGAAACTATGGTGGTTCCAATCCCGCAGCGAATGTCCGGCCGCCGCACCCCGCGTCGGCTGACAACGCCGCGCCGCGAACGATGGCCGCAATCCCCGACGATTTGCCGCCGGTCTTTCGGCAGCAGCTTGCGCAAGCGGGTTACGACGTCGAATAA
- a CDS encoding GNAT family N-acetyltransferase — translation MAEPIIIQRYRDIARDLSNAVAGEIDEIFFEASNTKSFATPEARIAFRHRWLGRYLANYPHFAYVAIDREQRVAGYLVGAIEKSDGAADADPFATFAVDYPAHLHVNVAARDRGRGIGGQLIAVFVDELRIAGAAGVHVVTSAASDNVRFYKRNGFAEVARGGKADALVFLGRRLR, via the coding sequence ATGGCCGAACCCATAATCATCCAGCGATATCGAGATATCGCACGCGACCTAAGCAACGCCGTCGCGGGTGAGATCGACGAGATTTTTTTCGAAGCGAGTAACACCAAGTCTTTCGCGACGCCGGAAGCGCGCATCGCATTCCGCCATCGCTGGCTTGGGCGATACCTCGCGAATTATCCCCACTTTGCGTATGTGGCGATTGACCGGGAACAGCGTGTCGCGGGGTATCTCGTTGGCGCGATCGAGAAGTCAGACGGTGCGGCAGATGCCGATCCATTTGCGACGTTTGCGGTCGATTATCCGGCGCATCTCCATGTCAACGTTGCGGCGAGGGATCGCGGTCGCGGGATCGGCGGGCAATTGATTGCAGTGTTCGTTGACGAACTGCGCATTGCTGGCGCGGCCGGAGTTCACGTCGTGACATCGGCCGCGTCGGACAACGTGCGCTTCTACAAACGAAACGGTTTCGCTGAAGTGGCGCGCGGCGGCAAGGCCGATGCGCTGGTGTTTCTCGGGAGACGATTGCGTTGA
- a CDS encoding bactofilin family protein: MLPNFRRSEPESLKSQPTLSSADTHAPIAAPAFHPRPHLAVTPRTEIARSVSVIGADLTISGNLICKGEVQVDGIVEGDIEGSNVVVGEGATITGSIAADEVVVRGHVVGSVHSRRVMLQTTSQVEGDIYHQSLSIEQGAMFEGKSRRTTEDPRTLMKRSEPVGIVLPPRLPELAN, encoded by the coding sequence ATGTTGCCGAATTTTCGTCGCTCCGAACCCGAGTCGTTGAAATCGCAGCCCACCCTCTCCAGCGCTGACACCCACGCGCCCATCGCAGCACCCGCGTTCCACCCGCGCCCCCATCTCGCGGTAACGCCCCGCACGGAGATCGCGCGATCGGTCTCCGTCATCGGCGCTGACCTGACCATTTCCGGCAATCTGATCTGCAAGGGCGAAGTGCAGGTCGATGGCATCGTCGAAGGCGACATTGAAGGCAGCAACGTCGTTGTCGGCGAAGGCGCAACGATCACCGGCAGCATCGCTGCTGACGAAGTCGTCGTCCGCGGACACGTCGTCGGCTCCGTTCACAGCCGCCGCGTCATGCTGCAGACCACGAGCCAGGTCGAAGGCGACATCTATCACCAGAGCCTGTCGATCGAGCAGGGCGCAATGTTCGAAGGCAAGTCGCGCCGCACCACCGAAGATCCGCGCACACTCATGAAGAGGTCCGAGCCGGTTGGCATTGTACTGCCGCCGCGCCTTCCGGAACTCGCAAACTAA
- a CDS encoding peroxiredoxin has product MTNDGEMAPDFTLPADDGTKVRLSKLRGRPVVLYFYPKDDTSGCTQEAKDFSCIADAFAAEGAHVIGVSPDSATSHQKFKTKHGLDLQLLADETKMVCEAYGVWVEKSMYGRKYMGVERSTFLIDKSGRIAKSWRKVKVTGHAEAVLAAVKALKA; this is encoded by the coding sequence ATGACCAATGACGGTGAGATGGCGCCGGATTTTACGCTTCCGGCCGACGACGGAACGAAGGTTCGACTTTCGAAGCTCCGAGGGCGCCCGGTCGTGCTCTATTTCTATCCGAAAGACGACACCTCTGGCTGCACACAAGAGGCGAAGGACTTTAGCTGCATCGCCGACGCTTTCGCCGCCGAAGGCGCACACGTCATCGGCGTCTCACCTGACAGCGCGACCAGCCATCAGAAATTCAAGACCAAACATGGACTTGATCTGCAGCTTCTCGCCGACGAAACGAAGATGGTTTGCGAGGCCTATGGCGTCTGGGTCGAGAAATCAATGTACGGACGCAAATACATGGGCGTCGAGCGCTCCACATTCCTGATCGACAAGTCCGGTCGGATTGCAAAAAGCTGGCGCAAGGTGAAAGTCACCGGCCATGCGGAGGCTGTCCTGGCCGCAGTTAAGGCGCTCAAAGCCTGA
- a CDS encoding AsmA-like C-terminal region-containing protein — protein MTKPVTGGRPSEGRRTDWNAQQPNSPRSLGLPERAVTVAAGPDRPKALAARGLRHFLGGCRVMFYVVVPLALLGVIAGGVLYVRLSHGPISFDFVVAPIERGINAELVSSSVRIDGAELRLGKSGELEFRLRDVSVLETGGDVVLSSPLAAVNLSMAALMRGRIVPARIELIDPMIALSYSQEAGFVFERAVPRPVPARSVQGSSNAGGVDEAASAAKAPPPAPKVEPSLHKVNLTKMLSDSSRRARKRLDAASYLTEFGLSNATVVVDYEGHRSSWRIDEASVDFNHARRRSVISGRALVASKQGPWALSFLTDESDSGHKLQIKATIRDLVPSTLAAAAPPLALLGMFEFPVAADATVELTTDGDVESGDLALQVGKGRARLPYLVQPMDVTAGLFKLTFDGQKRRWDLQPSPVKWADGAIMFSGAMTNVAQGDEPPSWQFSLDGKNGVFEAPDFGLPPVSIDTWTTHGRIVPRTGTVEIAEFRLAGGGGEATVKATTQAGPRGQSMAAEFSVSPMPLDTLKVLWPRALATGTRDWVGKNVSAVSFQGGTLRFTNEDVGGVEEGTVSTELERVSANFHATDAVFRPLPAMPTVRAPELAIKLIDNALDITLPSGEISLDDGQKLAVKDGSVRTADVMAPRPDGEISIATSGDLGPFVETLEGLPIRAVRDASPLPKAGQGKVDAQFLVKVPFVPEVSGDDIIVTGKARISDGQFGKVAGRFDVQGFTLDLNLTETSLDAKGDLLVNGVPAKIIAQRILGPNAGQQPPVKILAKLDDADRTQLGLDINDVVHGIVPIEVSLQHGEAGAPPVIKFHADLAGAEISLDHLHWQKAVGRNATVDADIVAMPNEDTELQNFRIISDDIAANGLIVVGADKKVKKFEFPNLMLNVVSRLSVRGAMGKDKVWAIDVSGSNFDGRNFFKSLFNVGDGPENEGQPKDAAAGARVNAQISNVIGGSDVSLRNLKMQAETRNGNLTSLDVSGTLDGGTPLSAKLDRSEGTRKLKVVSNDAGQVMRLVNFYPNMQGGRMRLEVDLDGTGPAEKTGVLWVDNFRVLGDAIVSEVVSSADQSRPAIDKRRGVTREVFEFDKMRAPFSVGYGQFVLEESYLKGPLLGANLRGKVDFRTKRVNLGGTYIPLQGLNGALGGIPVLGQIISGAQGEGIFGMTFAVQGPTSNPQVIVNPLSLVAPGIFREMFQMTASDPKVQIRDQRAFGKPAIGQGQVSTPTDDAFRSKPKTKAKTSAQAKAKKRGAGAEAQGIDGWSSTTTP, from the coding sequence TTGACGAAGCCGGTTACCGGTGGACGGCCTTCGGAGGGGCGTCGCACCGATTGGAACGCGCAACAACCCAATAGTCCGCGCTCGCTGGGTTTGCCGGAGCGTGCCGTGACGGTTGCTGCCGGTCCCGATCGCCCGAAAGCATTGGCTGCGCGGGGGCTGCGCCATTTTCTTGGTGGCTGCCGGGTCATGTTCTACGTCGTCGTGCCGCTGGCTCTGCTCGGCGTGATCGCGGGTGGCGTTCTCTACGTGCGGTTGAGTCATGGTCCGATCAGCTTCGATTTCGTTGTGGCTCCGATCGAACGCGGCATCAACGCGGAACTCGTGTCAAGTTCGGTGCGGATCGACGGTGCGGAGCTGAGGCTCGGGAAGTCCGGCGAACTGGAATTCAGGTTGCGAGATGTCAGCGTGCTGGAGACCGGCGGTGACGTCGTTCTGTCATCGCCGCTTGCTGCGGTGAATCTCTCGATGGCGGCATTGATGCGCGGGCGGATCGTTCCGGCGCGGATCGAACTGATCGATCCGATGATCGCGCTCTCGTACTCCCAGGAGGCGGGTTTCGTTTTCGAACGGGCCGTACCGCGTCCTGTGCCCGCGCGCTCGGTGCAGGGATCATCGAACGCTGGTGGCGTAGATGAAGCGGCCTCTGCGGCCAAGGCACCGCCGCCCGCACCTAAAGTGGAGCCTTCGCTTCACAAGGTGAATCTGACGAAGATGCTGAGCGACTCCTCGCGGCGCGCGCGTAAGCGGCTCGATGCGGCGTCGTATCTGACGGAATTCGGCCTCTCGAATGCAACCGTCGTTGTCGACTACGAGGGGCATCGTAGTTCGTGGCGGATCGATGAAGCGAGCGTCGACTTCAATCATGCGCGCCGGCGCAGCGTCATATCCGGGCGTGCGCTGGTGGCCTCCAAGCAAGGGCCGTGGGCGCTGTCGTTCCTCACGGATGAAAGCGATAGCGGTCATAAGCTGCAGATCAAGGCGACGATCCGCGATCTCGTTCCGTCCACGCTCGCGGCGGCCGCACCGCCTTTGGCGCTGTTGGGCATGTTCGAGTTTCCGGTGGCTGCGGACGCGACTGTGGAACTGACGACCGATGGAGACGTCGAGAGCGGCGATCTTGCCTTGCAAGTTGGGAAGGGTCGCGCGCGCCTTCCATATCTCGTGCAACCAATGGACGTTACTGCCGGGCTGTTCAAACTGACGTTCGACGGACAGAAGCGGCGATGGGATCTGCAACCCAGCCCGGTTAAGTGGGCTGATGGCGCGATCATGTTCTCTGGCGCGATGACGAACGTGGCGCAGGGTGACGAACCGCCAAGCTGGCAATTTTCGCTCGACGGAAAAAATGGTGTTTTCGAAGCGCCAGACTTTGGACTGCCGCCCGTTTCGATCGATACGTGGACGACGCATGGCCGGATCGTGCCGCGCACGGGAACCGTCGAAATCGCGGAGTTCCGTCTTGCGGGCGGCGGCGGGGAAGCGACTGTCAAAGCGACGACGCAGGCGGGCCCGCGTGGACAAAGTATGGCTGCGGAATTTTCCGTTTCGCCCATGCCGCTCGATACGTTGAAGGTGCTTTGGCCGCGCGCGCTTGCGACCGGCACGCGCGATTGGGTGGGCAAGAACGTTTCGGCCGTTTCGTTCCAGGGCGGAACGCTGCGATTTACAAATGAGGACGTCGGCGGCGTCGAAGAGGGCACGGTTTCGACGGAGCTCGAACGGGTTTCGGCGAACTTCCATGCGACCGATGCCGTGTTCCGGCCGCTGCCCGCAATGCCGACGGTGCGCGCGCCGGAACTGGCGATCAAGCTTATCGACAACGCGCTCGATATTACCCTGCCGAGCGGCGAAATCTCATTGGATGACGGGCAGAAGCTTGCGGTGAAAGACGGGAGCGTTCGCACGGCGGACGTGATGGCGCCCCGGCCAGATGGCGAGATCAGTATTGCGACGTCCGGCGATCTTGGTCCGTTTGTCGAGACGCTTGAAGGCTTGCCCATTCGTGCCGTTCGAGATGCTTCCCCGTTGCCGAAGGCGGGTCAAGGGAAGGTCGATGCGCAATTCCTCGTCAAGGTTCCTTTCGTGCCGGAGGTTTCCGGCGACGACATTATCGTCACTGGGAAGGCGCGCATAAGCGACGGACAGTTCGGCAAGGTTGCCGGCCGGTTTGATGTGCAGGGATTTACGCTTGATCTCAATCTGACGGAAACGTCGCTCGATGCGAAAGGCGACCTGCTGGTCAATGGCGTGCCTGCGAAGATTATAGCTCAACGCATTCTTGGGCCGAACGCGGGGCAGCAGCCGCCGGTGAAGATCCTCGCCAAGCTCGACGACGCGGATCGCACGCAACTTGGGCTGGACATCAACGATGTCGTTCACGGCATCGTGCCGATCGAGGTCTCACTTCAACACGGCGAAGCCGGTGCGCCGCCGGTTATCAAGTTTCACGCTGATCTTGCGGGTGCGGAGATTTCTCTCGACCATCTGCATTGGCAAAAAGCTGTCGGGCGGAACGCGACGGTGGATGCCGATATTGTGGCTATGCCCAATGAAGATACCGAGCTGCAGAATTTCCGCATCATCAGCGACGACATCGCTGCCAACGGTTTGATCGTTGTCGGCGCGGACAAGAAGGTCAAGAAGTTCGAATTTCCGAATTTGATGCTCAACGTCGTCTCGCGGCTTAGTGTTCGTGGCGCGATGGGCAAAGATAAGGTTTGGGCAATCGACGTTTCGGGAAGCAATTTCGACGGCCGCAACTTCTTCAAGTCTCTTTTCAACGTTGGTGATGGGCCGGAGAACGAGGGGCAGCCGAAGGACGCGGCGGCGGGTGCACGCGTGAACGCGCAAATCTCGAACGTCATCGGCGGGTCGGACGTATCGCTGCGCAATCTCAAAATGCAGGCCGAGACGCGTAACGGTAACTTGACGAGCCTCGACGTGAGCGGAACCCTTGATGGCGGGACGCCGCTTTCGGCCAAGCTCGACCGCAGCGAGGGGACGCGGAAACTAAAAGTCGTTTCGAATGATGCGGGCCAGGTGATGCGCCTCGTCAATTTCTATCCGAACATGCAGGGTGGCCGCATGCGGCTGGAAGTCGATCTGGACGGAACGGGGCCTGCAGAAAAGACAGGCGTGCTTTGGGTCGATAATTTTCGCGTTCTCGGTGACGCGATCGTCAGCGAAGTTGTCAGCAGCGCGGATCAGAGCCGACCTGCGATCGACAAGCGTCGCGGCGTTACGCGCGAGGTGTTCGAATTTGATAAGATGCGCGCGCCGTTCTCAGTCGGCTACGGTCAGTTCGTGTTGGAAGAGTCGTATCTCAAGGGTCCGCTGCTCGGCGCGAATTTGCGCGGCAAAGTCGATTTTCGGACGAAGCGCGTGAACCTCGGTGGAACGTATATTCCGCTGCAAGGCTTGAACGGTGCGCTCGGTGGTATTCCGGTTCTCGGGCAGATTATTTCCGGTGCTCAGGGCGAGGGCATTTTCGGGATGACGTTCGCGGTGCAGGGGCCTACGTCCAATCCGCAGGTTATCGTCAATCCGCTTTCGCTGGTGGCGCCCGGAATTTTCCGCGAGATGTTCCAGATGACGGCATCGGATCCAAAGGTGCAGATCCGGGATCAGCGAGCGTTCGGAAAGCCCGCTATCGGTCAGGGGCAAGTGTCGACGCCGACGGACGATGCCTTTCGCAGCAAGCCGAAAACCAAAGCGAAGACGAGCGCTCAGGCGAAAGCTAAGAAGCGCGGCGCTGGTGCCGAGGCGCAAGGAATCGATGGCTGGTCGTCGACGACGACGCCGTAA
- the tyrS gene encoding tyrosine--tRNA ligase produces the protein MTKLKSDFLNVMTERGFVHQSSDLEGLDALAANKKAVAYVGYDCTAPSLHVGHLISIMMLTWLQKSGNKPVALMGGGTTRVGDPSGKDETRQLRTVEEIDANKDSIKRVFSNFLTFGDGQSDAMMVDNAEWLAPLNYLEFLRDVGRHFSVNRMLAMDSARLRLEREQELSFIEFNYMLLQAYDFVELNRRYGTNVQMGGSDQWGNIVTGVDLGRRMGVKDQLFGLTCPLLTTASGAKMGKTAKGAVWLNEPQLSAYDYWQFWRNTEDGDVSRFLKLFTFLPMDEIARLSALGGAEINEAKKQLATEATALVHGREKAEAAEATAKKTFEQGALATDLPTVEIARADLATGIGVLAAFVKSGLVASNSEARRQIQSGGLKVNDEAVTDEKATLTADAESSGVIKLSLGKKKHVLLKPV, from the coding sequence ATGACGAAGCTGAAGTCCGACTTTCTGAACGTTATGACCGAGCGCGGCTTCGTCCACCAGTCCTCCGATCTCGAAGGTCTCGACGCACTCGCCGCGAACAAAAAAGCAGTGGCCTACGTCGGTTACGATTGCACCGCGCCGTCCCTGCACGTCGGGCACCTGATCTCGATCATGATGCTCACGTGGCTTCAGAAGTCCGGCAACAAGCCCGTTGCGCTCATGGGCGGCGGCACCACGCGCGTCGGCGATCCTTCCGGCAAGGATGAAACACGCCAACTCCGAACCGTCGAAGAGATCGACGCAAACAAAGACAGCATCAAACGGGTCTTCTCGAACTTCCTGACGTTCGGCGACGGCCAGTCCGACGCTATGATGGTCGACAACGCCGAATGGCTCGCACCGCTCAACTATCTCGAATTTCTCCGCGACGTCGGCCGGCACTTTTCCGTCAATCGCATGTTGGCGATGGACAGCGCGCGCCTTCGCCTCGAACGCGAGCAGGAACTCTCCTTCATCGAATTCAACTACATGCTGCTTCAGGCCTATGACTTCGTCGAACTCAACCGGCGTTATGGCACGAACGTGCAGATGGGCGGCTCCGACCAGTGGGGCAACATCGTCACCGGCGTCGACCTCGGCCGCAGAATGGGCGTCAAGGATCAGCTCTTCGGCCTCACTTGCCCGCTGCTGACAACAGCATCCGGCGCGAAGATGGGAAAAACAGCGAAGGGCGCTGTTTGGCTGAACGAGCCTCAGCTTTCCGCCTACGATTACTGGCAATTCTGGCGCAACACCGAAGACGGCGACGTCTCTCGCTTCCTGAAGCTGTTCACGTTCCTGCCGATGGACGAGATCGCCCGCCTCTCGGCGCTCGGCGGCGCGGAGATCAACGAAGCGAAGAAGCAACTCGCAACGGAAGCAACCGCACTTGTCCATGGCCGCGAGAAAGCGGAAGCCGCAGAAGCGACCGCGAAGAAAACATTCGAGCAAGGCGCACTTGCAACCGACCTGCCGACCGTTGAGATCGCACGCGCCGATCTTGCCACTGGCATCGGCGTGCTCGCCGCATTCGTGAAGTCCGGCCTTGTCGCTTCGAACAGCGAAGCTCGACGCCAGATTCAAAGCGGCGGCCTGAAGGTCAACGACGAAGCCGTGACCGACGAAAAGGCAACCTTGACCGCCGACGCTGAAAGCTCAGGCGTCATCAAGCTGTCGCTCGGAAAAAAGAAGCACGTCCTGCTGAAGCCTGTCTGA
- a CDS encoding anhydro-N-acetylmuramic acid kinase, producing MSKVMRALGLMSGTSLDGIDVAYLETDGEDVVKRGPAATFPYDDAMRGLLRTAITEAKGLSSREARPGVLAAAEAAVTERHAEAVRAFLNDKGIDPASLDVIGFHGQTVLHRPELRLTVQLGDGAALAERTRVPIIYDLRAADVAAGGQGAPLVPVYHRALTVKLPSHPLAVVNIGGVANVTWIGRDGSLLAFDTGPGNALLDEWMQRQTGAPWDHDGATSTSGRVDQDVVTAFLAHEFFSRRPPKSLDRNSFSGDVVAHLSTADGAATLAAMTAQSIAKSREHMPEEPELWIVAGGGRLNPTIMGLLAAGVRHSVVPAEAANLDGDSLEAEAWAYLAVRSLMGLPITFPGTTGVGAPTTGGRRADPNP from the coding sequence ATGAGCAAGGTTATGCGCGCGCTAGGCCTGATGAGCGGCACATCGCTCGACGGCATTGATGTCGCCTACCTGGAGACGGACGGCGAGGATGTCGTCAAGCGCGGTCCAGCTGCGACGTTTCCTTACGACGACGCGATGCGGGGCCTGCTTAGGACGGCTATCACGGAGGCTAAGGGGCTCTCGTCTCGCGAGGCGCGACCGGGTGTGCTTGCCGCAGCGGAAGCTGCCGTGACAGAGCGCCACGCCGAAGCTGTTCGTGCATTTCTGAACGACAAAGGAATCGATCCTGCGTCGCTCGACGTGATCGGTTTTCACGGACAGACGGTGTTGCACCGGCCGGAGCTGCGATTGACCGTGCAGCTTGGCGACGGCGCTGCTCTGGCTGAGCGAACGCGTGTTCCCATCATCTATGATTTGCGTGCGGCTGACGTTGCGGCGGGCGGGCAGGGCGCGCCGCTCGTGCCGGTCTATCATCGTGCGCTGACGGTGAAGCTGCCGTCGCATCCGCTGGCGGTCGTCAATATTGGTGGCGTTGCGAACGTGACTTGGATCGGGCGGGACGGCTCGCTACTCGCATTCGACACGGGCCCGGGAAACGCACTTCTCGATGAGTGGATGCAGCGACAGACCGGTGCGCCTTGGGATCATGATGGCGCGACCTCGACGAGTGGGCGCGTTGACCAGGATGTCGTGACCGCGTTTCTCGCGCACGAATTCTTTTCCAGGCGGCCGCCAAAATCTCTCGACCGGAATTCGTTCTCTGGGGATGTCGTTGCCCATCTCTCGACTGCCGACGGCGCGGCAACGCTTGCGGCAATGACCGCACAGTCGATCGCGAAATCGCGCGAACATATGCCGGAAGAGCCGGAGCTTTGGATCGTTGCGGGCGGTGGCCGACTTAACCCGACGATCATGGGCCTGCTTGCTGCAGGCGTGCGCCATTCCGTCGTTCCGGCCGAAGCGGCGAACTTGGATGGCGATAGTCTTGAAGCGGAAGCGTGGGCTTATCTTGCGGTTCGATCGCTGATGGGATTGCCCATCACGTTTCCAGGAACCACGGGAGTCGGCGCGCCCACGACTGGTGGCAGGCGCGCCGATCCGAACCCGTAA
- a CDS encoding alpha/beta hydrolase, protein MPELIINGPGGRLEARYHHENNSDSPIALILHPHPQLGGTMNNQVVYTLYHTFAARGFSVLRFNFRGVGRSQGVWDSGPGELADAASALDWLQLVKPDAKTCWIAGVSFGTWIAMQLLMRRPEVDGFVCVAPLANLYDFNFLAPCPSSGLLINGELDRVVPTASVAEMSVKTKVQRGIKITHEIVPGANHFFENKTEELGNVVGKYLDERLIQFEEDRERNKERERERERERQRQREVERMEAQSGPAPGAGADASDDSDDE, encoded by the coding sequence ATGCCTGAATTGATTATTAATGGCCCCGGCGGTCGCCTTGAGGCCCGCTACCATCACGAAAACAACAGCGATAGTCCGATCGCGCTCATTCTTCATCCCCACCCGCAGCTGGGTGGCACGATGAACAATCAGGTCGTCTACACGCTCTATCATACGTTTGCGGCCCGCGGCTTTTCGGTCCTGCGCTTCAATTTCCGCGGCGTTGGTCGCAGCCAGGGCGTCTGGGATAGCGGTCCCGGTGAGCTTGCCGACGCGGCGTCTGCGCTCGATTGGCTGCAACTCGTAAAGCCCGATGCAAAAACCTGCTGGATCGCCGGCGTGTCATTCGGCACCTGGATCGCGATGCAGCTTTTGATGCGCCGTCCCGAAGTCGATGGCTTCGTCTGCGTTGCGCCGCTCGCCAATCTTTACGACTTCAACTTTCTTGCGCCGTGCCCATCGTCGGGCCTCCTCATCAACGGAGAACTCGATCGCGTCGTGCCGACCGCATCGGTTGCGGAAATGTCGGTCAAGACCAAGGTTCAGCGCGGCATCAAGATCACGCACGAAATCGTGCCGGGCGCGAACCACTTCTTCGAAAACAAAACGGAAGAACTCGGCAACGTCGTCGGCAAATACCTCGACGAACGCCTGATCCAGTTCGAGGAAGACCGTGAGCGCAACAAGGAACGCGAACGCGAGCGTGAACGCGAACGTCAGCGCCAGCGCGAAGTCGAACGTATGGAAGCGCAAAGCGGCCCGGCACCGGGTGCAGGTGCCGACGCATCAGACGATTCTGACGACGAATAA